The following coding sequences lie in one Candidatus Paceibacter sp. genomic window:
- a CDS encoding type II toxin-antitoxin system HicA family toxin produces the protein MKYLPALNSKKVVKALKKAGFVEDRQKGSHLILVHPERKVRTVVPVHFGKTIKKPLLKAIIEDAKMSKEEFLELL, from the coding sequence TCCCCGCTCTTAATTCCAAAAAAGTCGTTAAGGCTTTAAAGAAAGCGGGGTTTGTTGAAGACCGCCAAAAAGGCAGTCATTTAATCTTGGTTCACCCCGAAAGAAAGGTAAGAACGGTTGTGCCCGTTCATTTTGGTAAAACAATCAAAAAGCCTTTGTTAAAAGCAATCATTGAAGACGCGAAGATGTCAAAGGAAGAATTTCTTGAATTACTATAA